The genomic region GTCCGCCCGTCGCTCGCCTGCTGCGTACCGCCACCGGCGGTCAGATCGATCTTATACTGCACGAAGCCCGCCCCCATCGCCGGCGACGTGAGGATGCGCACCTCCGCGCCGTTCCACAGCGGCAGGCGAGACGTTGGGTAGCCCTCGATCGGGAATAACGCATACCGGCGACGCAGGCGCGCGCGGCTGTGAACGAGTTGGTCTGGCGATCGCATGTCAGTTACGGTTGGACGACCGGTTATACATGAAACCACCGCCACGGCAAAGGTGTGGGAAACGCGGCAGGGGGCATGGTTGCAAGTCGCTTCTATAGGACAGGCATTCCTGCCTGTCTCTCCCCCCGGAATTGAAAATCAAAATCCCAAGCCCCCATGCCAAACGATTGGCAAGCCCCAAACCCCGACGAGGAGAAGCAATCTCTTTGTGCCCGCTGTGGCTCCCTCCATGAGAGGTAGAAGAGACACACGCAGGAATGCCTGTGCCACTGAAGAGAGCATACGGGGGGAGAGAGGACGGGGGGGGAGAGACAGGCAGGAATGCCTGTCCTACAAAAGAGCGCGAAGGGGTCAGGTGAACAGGTCGACGAAATCGAATTTTTCGACGTCCACCAGGCCCTGATCGGTCAGCTTCAACGTCGGAATGACTTCCAGCGCCATGAAGCTCATCGCCATGAACGGGTCGTGCATCGTCGAGCCCAATTTCGCCGCTGCGGTAAGCAAAGTGGCGTAGGAGTCGCGGACTTCGGTGATGGGGCGGTCGCTCATCAGGCCGGCGACGGGCAGCGCCAGCGATGCGGCGATTTGGCCGGCGTCGATGACGACCAGCCCGCCGTTCATGGTGATGACCGCGGCAATGGCGGCGTGCATCGAGGCGTCGTCGCAGCCAATCACCACGAGGTTGTGATGGTCGTGCGCCACCGTGCCGGCGATAGCGCCGTGGGTCAGGCCGAAGCCGTGGATGAAGCCAAGACCCACGTTGCCGGTGCCGCGGTGGCGTTCGATCACGGCCATCTTCAGGATGTCGCGGGACGGGTCGGCAACGGCGTGTCCGTTCACGATTGTCGTCGGTTCGATTCGCTCGGTGGTGACGAGTTGGTTTGGCAAACTGCCGATCACGCGGATGTGGGTCCGCCCTTGGGGCAGCGCGATCGATAGGTCGATCGGCTGGGCAATGCGCAGTCGAGAGGGGAGAGGTTGTAACGTCTCGCCATCCTCAGCCGCGATGGATGGCCGCTCACTCAGATTGTCATCCCGATGGGAGGCTTGCCGACCTGACCCATCTCGGACTGGGGAAGTTGCTTGGCCCTTCGAGATCCCTCCCGTCGCCTTAGGCTCCGCTCGGGATGACAACCGAGGGTGAGGGGGCGTCGGGGTGAACGCCGTCACATCTCGCCCGCCGCTGAACACCTGCTTGGCCCGCGGCGATTGAAGGTCATCGAAGATGAACAGATCCGCCAGCCTTCCAGGCGCAATCCCGCCGCGGTCGGGCAGCGCGAAGCACTCGGCGGTGTTCAGCGTCGCCATGCGGATCGCGTCGATCGGGTCGATGCCGAAGCGAATGGCCCGGCGGACCATGTCGTCGATGCCGCCGGGGCCCAGCAGGTCGGCGGGGGTGCGGTCGTCGGTGCAGAAGCAGATTCGGCGGTCATTGGCGAGCGTCACCACCGCCAGCAGCGCGTCGAGGTTCTGCGCATTCGTCGCCTCGCGAATCAGCAGGTATTGCCCGCGCGACAGGCGCTGGCGGGCCTCGTCGGGCGTCACGCACTCGTGATCGGTGCCAATGCCAGCGGCGACGTAGGCATTGAGCGCATGGCCGCCCACGCCGGGGGCGTGACCATCAATCGGACGGCCGTGGAAGGCGTCGATCTTCGCCCGCACGTCCGGCGCGTCCGCGATCACGCCGGGGAAGTTCATCACCTCGGCCAAGCCGTGGACGACACCGTCGCGCAGCAGGGCGGCCAAATCGTTGGCCGACAAACTCGCGCCACTGGTCGCCATGGGCGTCGCGGGCACGCAGCTGGGAGCCATCTGCACGACGCGCAGCGGCAGGCCGCGCGCGGCGTCGGCCATGTATCGCACTCCCGCGGGGCCGGCGACATTGGCGATCTCGTGCGAATCGGCGATCACCGTCGTCACGCCCCGCGGCACCACCGCGGCCGCAAAATTGGGGGGCGTGCAGAGGCTGCTCTCGATGTGGACGTGCGCGTCGATCAAGCCCGGCGCCACGTACGCGCCGTTCAGGTCGATCGTCTGATGGGCTGTGTAACCCGGCCCGATGCCGGCGATGCGGTCGTCGGCGATGGCGATGTCGGTTTGTTCGATGTCACCCGTGAAGACGTTCACAAGCCGGCCGTTGGCCAGCAGCAGGTCGGCGGGCACGTCGCCGCGTGCGACGGCGAGCAGGTGGGCAGTGGAATTGGCCATTCTGATCTAGCGGGCGTTGGTGTGGCGGATTGTAATCGCGACCCCGCGACGGTGAAACCGCGGGAAGACGTGGAGCGCAAAGATTCGCACTTCACGTGGCATGGGCGTCTCGCCCATGCTTGCGGATTGGGACAGGAAATACGATTTGTTTGTTACCGCGCCGACCAAGCCGCTGAAGCAAAATAGGTATTCCGGCCTCATGACAGGCATGGGCGAGACGCCCATGCCACGGTAGGAGGCGACAGCACGTCGGCCTTAACCCAGCTTCCACGCCCCCGGCTTCGGCTCGACCCTCGTTTCGCCGCTCTTGGTTTTCACTTTGCCTTTCACGGTGCCGCTGGCGTCGATGTACAGGCGGCCGCCGCGGTTGATGGCGTCGCCCATGACCATGCCGCTGTGGATGACCTTGGACTTGTCGTGAACGACCAGGTCGCCACTGATGCTGCCGTAGACGTGCACACGGCCACCCGATTCGACCGTCAGCGTGCCGTAGATCGCGCCGCGCACCCACATCTTGCCACCGTCGGCCACGCGCACGTCACCCCCGATGGTGCCCCACAGCGTGTACGGCTCGGCAATCGTGATGTCGCCGGCAATTTGTCCCCGTTCTTCGCGCATAGATGTCTTAAGATATCAGTTTTTCAACGCAGAGGCGCGGAGGCGGCCCAGAGCGACGCGTAAGAAGGCTCATCCATTGTGTCACGCTGGGGCGTTTAGCGCGATCCCACTGCCAATCGTCATCCTGCGATACTCCGAAGGATCTCTCTTGTCCCGCATTCGAATAGGGGAGAGATGCTTCGGGGTACTTCAGGATGACGAATCTGCCGTGATGGAATCGCCTCCTCTTGGCTCTGCGTCACTCTGTGAAACCCCTCTGCGCCTCCGCGTTGATTCAGTTCAAATCCCTAAACGGCCCGCGGATGAACGTCGCGATCGGGTTCGTTCTCGCCCAAGGCTTGCTTCAGCGCCCGCCCACTGTTGAGTTGCGTGATGAGCAGGACAATGATCGCCAGCGCCGGGAAGCCGACGAAGCGGGCCCACCGCAGGGCGGCGACCTTCGTATCGGCCGTGTCGAAGTTGGCGCCCAGTTGGGGGTGGCTGAGCTCCGTCCACGTGTAGAGCACGCCGGGGATGCGGAAGTCCTTGTCCTGCTCTTGGCCAGCGGGCAGCAGGGTCGGGTTGACGTAGATCGCCTGCCACGGGAAGAGCAGTACGATCAGGATCACGCACCAGATGTACGCCGACGTGATGCGCCCCACGCCGATCAACCGGCCGACCAGCATGATCGTCGCGATCAACAGCAGCACGAACGACAGGATGATCGACCCCGTCAGCCCCAGGAACGTCCCGATGACCGTCAAATACTGAAGCAGCAGCGTCAGCGTGGGGTTAGCCGTCGCTCCGGGCGCAACGGTGGTGGGGATGACATCGTAGCGGGCCAGGAAGAAGAGCGTCAGCTCCAGCAGCAGCGCAATCAGGATGACGAAGAACAGCACGGTTTTAAACCGCCGGGCGGTCAACAGGGCGTCAGCGTAATCGGCGGCGGTGGCGACGGCGGCGTCCAGGGCGTTGGTGGGCATCGGGTCCTCTTTTCAAGTAATGGTCTGAGAGATCATTACAGCAAGAGGGGCCTGGCGGCAATGCAGAAGTGGGTGGGGCGAAGGTGGAAGGCTGAAGGCGGAGGATAGAGGGGCGACTGTCATCCCGAGCGGAGCCGAAAGGCCAACGGACAAAACCGTCGCGCTATGCCCAACCTGTCATCCCGACCCTAGCGGTAGCGACCCGAGGGATCTCCCACGGCCCGCACCGTCCCTCGGTCGAGATCCTCAGGTCGCCTTAGGCTCCATTCGGGATGACACCATGCGGCGTACGACCATTGTTGCCTATTCCGCATTCGGAATTCCGCACTGCCCACGCCCCTTCCCCGTTTCCCTTTCCCCCTTTACCCTTCCTGTCATGCTCGATCCCACCCTTTCCCGTGCGCGGCAGCAGCGGTTGATGAACGTGATGATGGAACGGCGGTTGGACGCGGTGGTGGTCGGGTTGCCGCACCACGTCTACTACTTCTCGTCGCACCTTACCGATTGGAAGCACGCGTCGGCGTTCGTGCTGATGAGCGACGGGCGGGCGGTGCTGGTGTCGGCCAACAAGCCCAACGAGAAGGCGGCCGCCGACGAGCCGTTGAGCTTTGAGGCCAACTGGCACAGCACGTTGCGGCAGGAGCAGCCCGCGACCGTCGCCGCGGTCGTCATGCGGCGCCTGGAAGAGGCGGGGCGGCGGTACCTGAAGGTGGGCATCGATTCGTCGGCCGTCACCTCGCAGTTTGCGCTGCAGCACACGTCGGGCACCATCGAGTCGATCGACGCCCACCTCTGGCAGATGCGCCGAAAAAAGGACGCCGACGAACTGCAACTGCTGCGCACCGCCATCACCGCCACCGAGGCCATGTACGCGACGGCCAGGTCCATCATCGAGCCGGGCCTGCCGGAACTGGACCTGTTCAACGCGCTGCACGCGGCTGCGGTCAAATTGACCGGTGAACCACTGGGTGGCATGCTCGGCAACGACTACGCCTGTGGCGTGGGCGGGGGGCCGGCGCGTAAAGATCATGTTGCGCAGGCGGGGCAGTTATGGGTGCTGGATTTAGGGCCGAACTATCGCGGGTACTTCGCCGACAACAGCCGGGTGTTCGCCGTCGATCGCAAGCCGACCGACGTGCAGCTAAAGGCCCACGCCGCGGTCGTGGGGGCGCTGGCGATCGTGGAACGCATGGCCAAGCCCGGCGCCAAGGGCCGCGAGATTTACACCGCCGTCGACGACCACATGAAGTCGGCGGGATATTCCGGGATGACGCATCACCTCGGGCACGGCATTGGCCTGCAACCGCACGAGTACCCGCATTTGAACCCCAAGTGGGACGACACGCTGCTGGAAGGCGAGGTCTTCACGGCCGAGCCCGGCTTGTACGGTGGCGGGATCAACGGTGGAATTCGCATCGAGAACGATTACCTCGTGACGAGCGACGGCGTGCAGAACCTGCTGAATTTTTCAACGGATTTAGTCTGACGGACGGCGTCCCAACGCCGCCTAGAATGGCTGTCATGCGCGATCAATCCCCTCATTCCGCAAACGGTACGTCCCACAAGGCCACCGACGTCTCCCCACCGATGGAGATGCTGGAGATCGACACCGCCCAATCGAAACGCTGGCGCGGGCTGGCGATCTGGGTGATCCTCGTGGTGTTCGTGGGGACGCTGCTGGGGACGCTCTTCATGCGGTTTACGGGGTCGATGCGCTTGGCGATCCTGCTCGTTGCGTTCATGATGACGTACATGGGCGTCATGGGCTGGCTCGCCAGCCGCAAGGGACGTGCCGATTGAACGAGCGCGGGCGTACGCTGGCCGCGCGGGAACATCCTGGCGGAACACGTATGTCATCCTGGGAATCATTCGAACGCTACCGGCAGAAGGGCCTGGACGCGCGCCGGGCCGGGCAGTGGTCGTCCGCCCGCGTCTACCTGCTGGAGGCCGCCCGCGAGATGGTCGCGCTCAGCAAGGAAGCCGACGGCGAGCTGCGCGAAGCCCGCCAAAGCACCGCGGCCAAACTGCTTGAACTGGCCAAGGACTGCGAGGCCGCGCAGTCTTCCAATCGCAAATCGCAAATCGCAAATCGGCAATCGCCGGTTCCAAATGATTCACGCGATAACGACGGCGACGCCGAATCGTCCGCCGACCAGTGGATGGTGAAGGAACGGCCATCCATCCGCTTCGACGACGTCGCGGGGCTGGACGACGTAAAGCACGAGATCCGCCTGCGGATGATCTACCCCTTCGCCCACCCGGACCTGGCCGAAAAGTTCGGCATTCGCGGCGGGGGTGGCGTGCTGCTGTACGGCCCACCCGGCACTGGCAAAACCATGCTTGCCAAGGCCGTCGCCGGCGAACTGGACGCGGCATTCTTCCGAATCTCACCCGCCGACGTGCTAAGCAAATGGGTCGGCGAGGCCGAGCAGAACGTGAAGAAACTCTTCGACGCCGCGGCTGCCGAGAAGCGGTCGGTGATCTTCATCGACGAGATCGAGGCCCTGGTGCCCGCCCGCCGCGATGAAGGCAGCAGCGTGATGCAGCGCGTGGTGCCGCAGATATTGCAGGGCATGGAAGGGTTCGATAAATCCAAGGGCGCCAGCGTGCTCTTCCTTGGCGCCACCAACGTGCCCTGGCAATTGGACAGCGCCGTGCTGCGGCCCGGGCGGTTCGACGAGAAGGTTTACATTCCGCTGCCCGACCTTCCCGCGCGAAAGCGCCTGTTGGAGTTGTACCTCGCCAAACGCCCCTTGGCCGACGACGTGAACCTCGACACGTTCGCCACGCGCCTGGAAGGTTACAGCGGCGCCGACATCAAGTACCTCTGCGACCGCGCCGCGGTCATCCCCTTCCTGCACGCCATCGCCGGCACCGCCGACGCGACGATCACCAACGCGGTACTGGACGAAGTGCTGGCGGGCACTCCAAAATCGGTGTCGGCGGAGCAGATCAAGCGGTTCGAGGCATGGGCGGCGGAGGCCGTGGCGGGGTGATGAATCAAACGAGTGTCACCTGCAGGTTTGGTATCAACGGGAAACTGCGCTTGTCGCGCGTGATCACCGTCAAGCCTTCGTGCAGAGCCGTTGCGGCGATCATCACATCGTGAGGCTGCAACGGGGTTCCCGCAACGCGCAACTGCGCGGTCAACCGCGCGTACGTTTCGGCAATGGCCGCGTTGAAATCGATGACGCGATAATCCCTCACGACCGCCTCGACCCGCGCAAGCCTCTGGGGCCGATGAACGGCATTGGCCAGTTCAACGCCTAACATAAGTTCGGCAACGGTAATGGCAGCGATCGCGGGCGTTGTGAACGCGATGGTTTGAAACAGTCGATCCAGGTCGAGTCGACCTCGTTCGGACGCGATGAAAACACCGGAATCGATCAGCGTTCCCAAGGATCCTCCACCGTCATGGGCTGGTTGCCCAACCGGATCGCTTCCTCGACGCCTTCGGCCCAACCGTCGTTCAACGGTTCCCAGCTTCTCAGCAATGCGACGAGGTCTGCACCGGTTCCGGTGCGCTTCGGCGCGGCTGAATCCAGGGGAACGATTCGCCCGGCCGGTTGGCCGTCTTTCTCGATCACCACCGTCTCACCCGACGACCTGACTCGTTCCAGCAGCGCGTCCAACGTCGCTGCTGCCTCGATGTTCGACACGCGGATTTCCATGAACGTATCATATCAAGGGAAAGACGACTTCGACGTATAATCTTGCCATCCACGCTACCGGCCTAAAGTTAGCAAAGGGGTACCTATGGAATCGGTCAACCGCTTCGGTGGCTCGGACATTATCTTGGAAACCGGGCCGGAGACCGTCCGCTGTTTCGGGCGACCGCGGAACGCGATGGCGGTCGCGGTGGGGTTGGGGGTGCTGGCGATGACCGTGGTGCCGGTCATCAAAAGCGCTAAGCCGATGATCGCCCGCGCTATTGGCGGACGCGGGTTCCGCGAGGATGACGTCACGTTCCTGACCATTGCGTTGTTGCCGTTCGTGCTCGTGCTGATCGTCCTGACGTTGGTCTACCGTCGGCGCCGCATGCGGCGGGGGTTCGAGATCGTCAACGGTATCGTTACGCTCTACACGCCCGACTCGGCGATCGGCCAGCATGTGCTTGAACGGTCGCAACTGGCCGGCGCCGAACTGGTGCGCTCGGCCGGTGGGGTCGACTTTCGCGTCCTGCGGCGAAACGGGCAGCCGATCCCAGTCTTGATCGGCTACGCCGCCGACGTCGTTGGCCCTGCGGTGGACGCGGTGAACCGGCTCGTGGTCGACGATCGCGTGGCCGGGTTCGAGGTCATTCCCCTGGCACGATTTGCCCCGCCAACCGCTGCGCCAGCGGACGATCCTCCGCTATAATGTCAGGCGTATGTCCGACCTCCGCGAGCAGTTGCAACAGCACTTCGGCCTGGACGATTTTCGTCCGTCGCAGCGCGCGGTTATTGAAGATGTGCTCGCCGATCGCGACGTGATGTGCGTGATGCCGACCGGGGCGGGAAAGTCACTCTGCTACCAGTTGCCGGCTGTGGTGAAGGGTGGGCTCACGGTGGTCGTGTCGCCGCTCATTTCGCTGATGGAGGACCAGGTTCAGCAGTTGCGCGACGAGGGCATCAACGCCCTGATGCTCAACAGCGCACTGAACGGCCAGCAGCAGCGCGAGGTGATCGCGACGCTCCACGACGACTTCAGCGGCCTGCTCTACGTGGCGCCCGAGCGATTCTGGTCGGGCAACTTCCTGCCGATGCTGGCGGCGCTGAAGCCGACGCTGTTCGCGATCGACGAGGCCCACTGTGTGAGCCAGTGGGGGCACGATTTCCGTCCCGAATATTCCCGCCTTGGCGAGGTGCGCGAGAAGCTCGGTTCGCCCGCCACCATCGCGCTCACCGCCACCGCGACGGACGATGTTCGTCAAGACATCATCCACCATTTGAATTTGCACGAGCCGCGCGTGGTGGTGACCGGGTTCGACCGCACGAACCTGCTGTACGAGTCTCGCCGGGTCGCTAAGGCGGCCGAGAAGGACGGTGAACTGCTGAACCTGCTACGGCAGGAAACGGGCAGTGGCATCGTCTACTGTTCCACGCGCAAGAGCGTCGACGAGGTGACCTCACTGCTGGCGGGGCGGCTCAAGGACCGTCCGATCTTCGCCTACCACGCCGGCATGGATGCCGCCGCCCGCACGGCCAACCAGGAACAATTCATGCAGACGCCGCGCGCCGTCGCGGTGGCCACCAACGCGTTCGGCATGGGCATCAACAAGCCCGACATTCGCCTGGTCGTTCACTACAACCTGCCGGGCACGCTCGAGGCGTACTACCAGGAGGCGGGCCGTGCCGGTCGCGACGGGCAGACCAGCCGCTGCGTGATCTTGTTCAGCTATCAGGATCGGTACACGCAGGAATTCTTCATCGATAAGATCGGGCAGGACAGCGAGATCGACCCCGCCACGATCGCCGACATGAAGCGGCACGCCACCGAGAAGCTCGAGTGGATGATCAAGTATGCGCAGTCGCACCAGTGCCGCCGGCAGATGATCCTCGACTACTTCGGCGACGCGGTGGCGGCCACGAATTGCCGCTGCGATGTCTGCCGGCGCAGCTCGCCCGACGCCGACGAAGCCCTCGCCGCCCAGCAGGTGGTGATTCCGGATGAGGTGACGCTGCTCGTGCGTCAATTGCTGTCGGCGATCGCGCGGCTGCGCGGCAAGTTCGGCGTGGGCGTCGTCGCCGACGTGCTCGCCGGCGCCAGCAACGAGCGCATGCAAAAGTGGGGGCTGGAGTCGTTATCCGTCTTCGGGCTGCTGCGCGTTTACGGCGCCAAGCGCATCGTGGCGATGCTGCACCGCTTAATGGAAGCCGGCCTGGCCCGCCAGAAGGACCCGGACGGCGTGAAGTTCCGCCCGGTCGTCGAGCTGACCGCCGCCGGCATCGTCGTGATGAAGGGCGAGCAGCCGCCCCCGGCCCCGCTGATCGACCTGATTCCGCGCGGCGCGGCCAGCAAGTCGTCCAGCGGCCCGCGCACGCTATCGCACAAGGGTCCGCCCATCCGCCAGTTGGAAGATGGCCGCACGCTGGAGTTGGTCGAGGTGCCCGAGGACGAGATGGACCCCGACACCGTCGAACGCTTCGGCCGCCTGCGCGCGGTGCGCACCGAACTGGCCAAGTCGCGCCAGTTGCCGCCGTACTGCATCGTCAACGACGCCACGCTGAAGCAGATCGCCCGCCAGATCCCACCCAACCTGTCGGCGTTGCAGAGCATCAAGGGCATGGGCCCGCACAAGATCAAGATGTACGGCGACGTCCTACTGCAGGCGCTGCACGAAGCGTAACACACCTACGGTGAAAGGAGCGGCCATGATCGATCCCACCACACCGCAAGGCATCGCATTTTGCAGGACGACCGAAGAGTACCTCACCCGGTTGGCTGTTGAAGTACGCGCTACCGAGGCCGCGGCCTTCTTCGTGAATGACGGGAACCTTGACACCATTACGCACGTTCGAGCCGGTACCTATACGCCTGACCTCGCGCAGCGCGCGATCGATAATTTCAAGGCGATCGCGCAGGGCGCGGTTGATCGCAAGGAGTGTCAGGCGAGGGAGATCGTGGCGCCCGGCCAAGGCACCCACCTTCAATTTTGCCTCGTGCTCCCCCTCCCGGCCGCTGATGGCAGTATCGTCAGCGTTTTCACGTTCATCGTGCGTGCCGAATCGCGTGAGGCCGCGAACAAGATGCTGGGAGCGTTAAGGGTGCCGGCGCCTCGCGTCTGAACGCGGGTGTCACCTCCCCTTGGAATAAGAACGCTCACTACCGCTTCACACATAGCGACCCAACGCGATGCGCGTTAGAACGGCAAGCATGCCCAAGCCCATCGTTGTCATCGGGTCGGTGAACATGGATCTCGTCTGTCGCACGCCGAGCATGCCGGCGCCGGGCGAGACCATTCTCGGCAGCAACTTCGTCACCGTGCCGGGCGGCAAGGGGGGCAACCAGGCGGTGGCGGCGGCGAAGCTGGGGGGCGACGTGCACATGGTCGGGCGCGTGGGGGACGACGACTTCGGCGCCCGCCTGCTGAACGGGCTGAAGCAGCACAAGGTGAACGTCGACCACGTCACCGTGTCCGAAGGAATCGCCAGCGGCATCGCGATGATCTTGGTCGACACAAAGGGGGAGAACTCGATCGTGGTCGCGCCCGGCGCCAACGCCAAGGTGTCGCCGGCGGACGTGGACGCGGCCGAGGACCTGATCGCGGGCGCCTGCTGCGTCATCATGCAGTTGGAGATTCCGCTGGAGACGGTGAAGCACGCGATCGCGCTCTGCCAGCGGCTGGGCGTCACGACGATCCTCGATCCCGCGCCGGCCGTCGCGAACATGCCGACGGCGTTGTTCGGTGTGGACGTGCTGACGCCGAACCAATCGGAAGCCGAGATCTTGCTGGGCCAGGACCTGACGCACCACGTGACGAAGAAACGCGTCGTCGACCCGAAGCAGATCGCCAGCGAACTGCTGGCGCGCGGGCCGAAGAGCGTCGTGCTGAAGCTGGGCGCCGCCGGCGCGATGGCGATGGACCGCGACGGGGAGATCGCCAAGGCCAACTCGTTCAAGGTAAAGGTCGCCGACACCACCGCCGCGGGCGACGCGTTCACGGGTGGGCTGGCGGT from Tepidisphaeraceae bacterium harbors:
- a CDS encoding adenine deaminase produces the protein MANSTAHLLAVARGDVPADLLLANGRLVNVFTGDIEQTDIAIADDRIAGIGPGYTAHQTIDLNGAYVAPGLIDAHVHIESSLCTPPNFAAAVVPRGVTTVIADSHEIANVAGPAGVRYMADAARGLPLRVVQMAPSCVPATPMATSGASLSANDLAALLRDGVVHGLAEVMNFPGVIADAPDVRAKIDAFHGRPIDGHAPGVGGHALNAYVAAGIGTDHECVTPDEARQRLSRGQYLLIREATNAQNLDALLAVVTLANDRRICFCTDDRTPADLLGPGGIDDMVRRAIRFGIDPIDAIRMATLNTAECFALPDRGGIAPGRLADLFIFDDLQSPRAKQVFSGGRDVTAFTPTPPHPRLSSRAEPKATGGISKGQATSPVRDGSGRQASHRDDNLSERPSIAAEDGETLQPLPSRLRIAQPIDLSIALPQGRTHIRVIGSLPNQLVTTERIEPTTIVNGHAVADPSRDILKMAVIERHRGTGNVGLGFIHGFGLTHGAIAGTVAHDHHNLVVIGCDDASMHAAIAAVITMNGGLVVIDAGQIAASLALPVAGLMSDRPITEVRDSYATLLTAAAKLGSTMHDPFMAMSFMALEVIPTLKLTDQGLVDVEKFDFVDLFT
- a CDS encoding polymer-forming cytoskeletal protein — its product is MREERGQIAGDITIAEPYTLWGTIGGDVRVADGGKMWVRGAIYGTLTVESGGRVHVYGSISGDLVVHDKSKVIHSGMVMGDAINRGGRLYIDASGTVKGKVKTKSGETRVEPKPGAWKLG
- a CDS encoding Xaa-Pro peptidase family protein, producing MLDPTLSRARQQRLMNVMMERRLDAVVVGLPHHVYYFSSHLTDWKHASAFVLMSDGRAVLVSANKPNEKAAADEPLSFEANWHSTLRQEQPATVAAVVMRRLEEAGRRYLKVGIDSSAVTSQFALQHTSGTIESIDAHLWQMRRKKDADELQLLRTAITATEAMYATARSIIEPGLPELDLFNALHAAAVKLTGEPLGGMLGNDYACGVGGGPARKDHVAQAGQLWVLDLGPNYRGYFADNSRVFAVDRKPTDVQLKAHAAVVGALAIVERMAKPGAKGREIYTAVDDHMKSAGYSGMTHHLGHGIGLQPHEYPHLNPKWDDTLLEGEVFTAEPGLYGGGINGGIRIENDYLVTSDGVQNLLNFSTDLV
- a CDS encoding ATP-binding protein, which translates into the protein MSSWESFERYRQKGLDARRAGQWSSARVYLLEAAREMVALSKEADGELREARQSTAAKLLELAKDCEAAQSSNRKSQIANRQSPVPNDSRDNDGDAESSADQWMVKERPSIRFDDVAGLDDVKHEIRLRMIYPFAHPDLAEKFGIRGGGGVLLYGPPGTGKTMLAKAVAGELDAAFFRISPADVLSKWVGEAEQNVKKLFDAAAAEKRSVIFIDEIEALVPARRDEGSSVMQRVVPQILQGMEGFDKSKGASVLFLGATNVPWQLDSAVLRPGRFDEKVYIPLPDLPARKRLLELYLAKRPLADDVNLDTFATRLEGYSGADIKYLCDRAAVIPFLHAIAGTADATITNAVLDEVLAGTPKSVSAEQIKRFEAWAAEAVAG
- a CDS encoding PIN domain-containing protein, with the translated sequence MGTLIDSGVFIASERGRLDLDRLFQTIAFTTPAIAAITVAELMLGVELANAVHRPQRLARVEAVVRDYRVIDFNAAIAETYARLTAQLRVAGTPLQPHDVMIAATALHEGLTVITRDKRSFPLIPNLQVTLV
- a CDS encoding ATP-dependent DNA helicase RecQ, whose product is MSDLREQLQQHFGLDDFRPSQRAVIEDVLADRDVMCVMPTGAGKSLCYQLPAVVKGGLTVVVSPLISLMEDQVQQLRDEGINALMLNSALNGQQQREVIATLHDDFSGLLYVAPERFWSGNFLPMLAALKPTLFAIDEAHCVSQWGHDFRPEYSRLGEVREKLGSPATIALTATATDDVRQDIIHHLNLHEPRVVVTGFDRTNLLYESRRVAKAAEKDGELLNLLRQETGSGIVYCSTRKSVDEVTSLLAGRLKDRPIFAYHAGMDAAARTANQEQFMQTPRAVAVATNAFGMGINKPDIRLVVHYNLPGTLEAYYQEAGRAGRDGQTSRCVILFSYQDRYTQEFFIDKIGQDSEIDPATIADMKRHATEKLEWMIKYAQSHQCRRQMILDYFGDAVAATNCRCDVCRRSSPDADEALAAQQVVIPDEVTLLVRQLLSAIARLRGKFGVGVVADVLAGASNERMQKWGLESLSVFGLLRVYGAKRIVAMLHRLMEAGLARQKDPDGVKFRPVVELTAAGIVVMKGEQPPPAPLIDLIPRGAASKSSSGPRTLSHKGPPIRQLEDGRTLELVEVPEDEMDPDTVERFGRLRAVRTELAKSRQLPPYCIVNDATLKQIARQIPPNLSALQSIKGMGPHKIKMYGDVLLQALHEA
- the rbsK gene encoding ribokinase, giving the protein MPKPIVVIGSVNMDLVCRTPSMPAPGETILGSNFVTVPGGKGGNQAVAAAKLGGDVHMVGRVGDDDFGARLLNGLKQHKVNVDHVTVSEGIASGIAMILVDTKGENSIVVAPGANAKVSPADVDAAEDLIAGACCVIMQLEIPLETVKHAIALCQRLGVTTILDPAPAVANMPTALFGVDVLTPNQSEAEILLGQDLTHHVTKKRVVDPKQIASELLARGPKSVVLKLGAAGAMAMDRDGEIAKANSFKVKVADTTAAGDAFTGGLAVARSEGADINTALRFATAAGALACTGFGAQAALPTRVAVENLVNG